A stretch of the Opisthocomus hoazin isolate bOpiHoa1 chromosome 2, bOpiHoa1.hap1, whole genome shotgun sequence genome encodes the following:
- the DHX57 gene encoding putative ATP-dependent RNA helicase DHX57 isoform X1 gives MNSAGRKRGKPNKGGGRGRGGGGGGGRGGGGRGGGRRGGGSSGHSNKSQLGGSRKCSTKIWDDGDDFCLFEEPRSNAPARRGGQTKQRPEVKMPLQTIHMTSENQRRVKELLQELQGQELAPESEVAGSGEDDDEPDYLDDEQCWSTDQEVSDIIPGSSAEPAEHRVVESEVSSFAVHKLSRYGFDSERCRTVLRSCNGNIGASLEYLLLQCFAERYGEKMQVSATAAEASPEECLEQRQEEAFALRSIYGEKFVERIKNRVWTFSLELDYLANRLSKSKQKSGCTMDTAKQTSKEICKFYLQGGCRFGSKCRFGHEFPPNHPLQPARNSVDDAHLRTNTDGPVYELEVRFPEENKYPLQAPLVAFYSTDENLPLACRLHIAEFLFGKSLTAAESNEPVVYTLVTCLEDESEISELLKNTHHKYSVPPVPLLATPSVKLQAETTSGSSQMSEASTVSEPQEEEEVAEEEEDDEPEQVVVENESYVNLKKKLSKKYDVQAKSLYNENVKICTQFRLKKSSRHFQSMLYERQKLPAWQERETILDLLKSHQVLVVSGMTGCGKTTQIPQFILDASLQGSPSRVANIVCTQPRRISAISVAERVAKERTERIGRTVGYQIRLESVKSSATRLLYCTAGVLLRRLEGDLTLQGITHVIVDEVHERTEESDFLLLVLKDIMILRPDLRIILMSATLNAELFSQYFHSCPIINIPGRTFPVDQFFLEDVIAMTRYVLEDNSPYRRKTKQENKQNGRHTRTAFEEVEEDLRRAGILEGTDTVVRDSDPDQKLTLKQLLTRYKVDTTVGTSAVLTSLSVTWTVGLSASSASLPMTPSCVVRLTCWREGVPSRETWTGLRGVSKAVLKTMSVMDLDKVNLELIEALLEWIVAGRHSYPPGAVLIFLPGLAEIKMLYEQLQSNALFNNRHSKRCVVYPLHSSLSSEEQQSVFLRPPAGVTKIIISTNIAETSVTIDDVVYVIDSGKMKEKRYDPSKGMESLEDTFVSKANALQRKGRAGRVASGVCFHLFSSHHYNHQLIKQQLPEIQRVPLEQLCLRIKILEMFSAQSLHSVLSRLIEPPRTESLRASKLRLQDLGALTPDEKLTPLGYHLASLPVDVRIGKLMLFGTIFRCLDPALTIAASLAFKSPFVSPWDKKEEANKKKLQFAVGNSDYLALLQAYKGWRLSIKEGSQASFNYCRENFLSGRVLQEIASLKRQFTELLSDIGFVKEGLRARDIEKWSQGGDGVLDATGEEANSNAENIKLISAMLCAALYPNVVQVKKPEGKYQKTSTGAVKMQPKAEELKFVTKNDGYVHIHPSSVNYQARHFESPYLVYHEKIKTSRVFIRDCSMVSVYPLVLLGGGQVHMQLQKGEFVISLDDGWIRFVAASHQVAELVKELRCELDQLLQDKIRNPSMDLCMCPRGSRIIGMIVKLVTTQ, from the exons ATGAATTCAGcaggaaggaaaaggggaaagccCAACAaaggtggaggaagaggaagaggaggaggaggaggaggaggaagaggaggcggtggaagaggaggaggaagaagaggaggaggcagcagtggCCATTCAAACAAGTCTCAACTTGGTGGAAGTAGGAAATGTTCGACAAAAATTTGGGACGATGGAGATGATTTCTGTCTCTTTGAGGAACCAAG ATCAAATGCCCCTGCCAGAAGAGGAGGGCAAACGAAACAGAGACCTGAAGTGAAAATGCCTCTGCAAACCATACACATGACATCGGAGAATCAGAGAAGAGTGAAAGAACTTCTTCAGGAGCTTCAAGGGCAGGAACTGGCTCCTGAATCAGA AGTAGCTGGTTCtggtgaagatgatgatgaaCCTGACTACCTTGATGATGAACAGTGCTGGTCAACAGATCAGGAAGTTTCTGACATAATACCAGGGTCGTCTGCTGAGCCAGCTGAGCACAGAGTTGTGGAAAGTGAAGTGTCTTCGTTTGCTGTGCACAAACTCTCCAG GTATGGTTTTGACAGTGAGCGTTGTAGGACAGTACTGAGATCCTGCAATGGTAATATTGGGGCTTCATTGGAGTATTTGCTATTGCAGTGCTTTGCCGAAAGATACGGAGAGAAGATGCAGGTTTCTGCAACAGCTGCTGAAGCCAGTCCAGAGGAATGTTTAGAACAGAGACAAGAAGAGGCTTTTGCCCTACGGTCAATCTATGGAGAAAAATTTGTAGAAAGAATTAAAAACCGTGTTTGGACTTTTAGTTTGGAATTGGACTACCTAGCAAACAGGCTCAGCAAATCTAAACAAAAGAGTGGTTGTACTATGGACACAGCAAAGCAGACTTCAAAGGAAATATGTAAATTTTATCTCCAAGGAGGCTGCAGGTTTGGTTCAAAATGCAGATTTGGACATGAATTCCCTCCAAACCACCCACTACAACCAGCCAGGAACTCTGTAGATGATGCCCATCTCAGAACTAACACTGATGGTCCCGTATATGAACTTGAAGTAAGATTTCCTGAGGAAAACAAGTATCCACTCCAGGCACCGCTTGTGGCATTTTATTCCACCGACGAGAATCTACCTCTTGCTTGTCGTTTACACATTGCTGAATTCCTCTTTGGGAAGTCCTTGACAGCTGCAGAGTCTAATGAACCGGTGGTGTACACCTTAGTGACTTGCTTAGAAGATGAATCTGAAATAAGCGAGTTACTTAAAAATACTCACCACAAGTATAGTGTTCCTCCTGTGCCCCTGCTGGCAACACCTTCAGTAAAGCTACAGGCAGAGACTACATCTGGTTCAAGTCAAATGTCCgaag CCTCAACAGTGTCAGAGCCtcaggaagaagaggaggtggcagaagaggaggaggatgatgagcCTGAACAAGTTGTTGTGGAGAACGAGAGTTACGTGAACCTCAAGAAAAAGCTGTCCAAAAAGTATGATGTGCAGGCAAAGTCTCTGTATAACGAAAATGTTAAAATCTGCACACAGTTTCGGCTGAAAAAG TCTTCTAGGCACTTCCAGTCTATGTTGTACGAAAGACAGAAGCTCCCTGCGTGGCAGGAGAGAGAAACCATTCTTGATTTGCTGAAGAGCCACCAAGTTCTTGTTGTGAGCGGCATGACAGG ATGTGGGAAAACCACTCAGATTCCTCAGTTTATTTTGGATGCGTCATTGCAAGGATCTCCAAGCAGAGTTGCAAATATTGTCTGCACTCAGCCTCGCAGGATCTCTGCCATTTCTGTGGCTGAACGTGTAGccaaggaaagaacagaaaggatTGGGCGCACTGTTGGATATCAGATCCGTCTGGAAAGTGTAAAG TCCTCAGCTACCAGACTCTTGTACTGCACTGCTGGCGTGCTATTGAGAAGACTGGAAGGAGATCTGACTTTGCAGGGAATCACACATGTTATTGTTGATGAAGTTCAcgaaagaacagaagaaag tGACTTCTTGCTGCTGGTTTTGAAGGATATAATGATTCTGAGGCCAGACCTGCGCATTATACTAATGAGTGCCACCTTGAATGCAGAGCTTTTTTCTCAATACTTTCACTCCTGTCCAATTATTAACATACCAG GTCGAACGTTTCCTGTGGATCAGTTTTTTCTGGAAGATGTGATTGCAATGACAAG GTATGTTTTAGAGGACAATAGTCCCTACAGGCGCAAgacaaagcaagaaaacaaacagaatggAAGACACACAAGAACTGCATTTGAAGAAGTAGAGGAGGACCTGAGACGTGCTGGCATTCTGGAAGGCACTGACACAGTTGTCAGAGATTCAGACCCGGACCAAAAATTAACTCTGAAGCAGCTCCTTACACGGTATAAAG TAGATACTACtgttgggaccagtgctgttttaacatctttgtcggtgacatggacagtgggattgagtgcatcctcagcaagtttgccaatgacaccaagctgtgtggtgcggttgacatgctggagggaaggggtgccatccagagagacctggacagggttgagag GGGTTAGTAAGGCAGTGTTGAAAACAATGTCTGTCATGGACTTGGACAAAGTCAATCTGGAATTAATTGAAGCCTTGCTGGAGTGGATAGTTGCTGGGAGACATTCATACCCGCCAG GTGCTGTGTTGATATTTTTGCCTGGTCTAGCAGAAATCAAGATGCTTTATGAGCAGCTCCAGTCTAATGCCCTTTTTAATAACAGGCATAGCAAGAG GTGTGTTGTTTATCCACTTCATTCTTCACTGTCTAGTGAAGAACAACAGTCTGTGTTCCTCAGGCCTCCTGCAGGAGTTACTAAAATCATCATCTCTACAAACATTGCAGAAACATCTGTCACCATTGATGACGTGGTCTATGTGATTGATTCcggaaaaatgaaagagaaaag ATATGACCCAAGCAAAGGAATGGAGAGTCTGGAAGACACATTTGTGTCTAAGGCCAATGCTCTGCAAAGGAAAGGGCGAGCGGGCCGTGTAGCCTCAGGCGTCTGCTTTCATCTTTTCAGTAGCCATCACTATAACCATCAGCTTATAAAACAGCAGTTACCAGAAATACAAAGAGTGCCCTTGGAGCAGCTTTGTCTAAG AATTAAGATTCTGGAGATGTTTTCTGCCCAGAGTCTTCACTCTGTCTTATCACGACTAATTGAGCCCCCTAGAACTGAGTCTTTGCGAGCATCAAAGCTGCGACTACAAGACCTGGGAGCATTAACTCCAGATGAAAAGCTCACCCCTCTGGGATATCACTTGGCTTCTCTGCCTGTTGATGTCAGGATTGGCAAGCTAATGCTCTTTGGCACCATCTTCCGCTGCCTGGATCCTGCACTAACTATAGCAGCCAGTCTGGCCTTTAAGTCGCCTTTT GTGTCACCATGGGATAAAAaggaagaagcaaacaaaaaaaagctgcagtTTGCAGTGGGAAACAGCGACTacctggctctgctccaggcctATAAG GGATGGCGTTTAAGTATCAAAGAGGGATCTCAGGCAAGCTTCAACTACTGCAGGGAGAACTTTTTGTCAGGAAGAGTTCTTCAG GAGATTGCCAGTCTGAAACGGCAATTCACAGAACTGCTTTCCGACATTGGGTTTGTGAAGGAGGGATTAAGAGCCAGGGACATTGAGAAGTGGTCCCAAGGAGGTGATGGCGTGTTGGATGCCACAGGAGAAGAG GCAAATTCGAATGCAGAGAACATCAAGCTGATCTCGGCCATGTTGTGTGCTGCGCTGTATCCCAATGTTGTCCAG GTGAAAAAGCCAGAGGGCAAATACCAGAAGACCAGTACAGGAGCGGTCAAAATGCAACCAAAAGCAGAAGAGCTGAAGTTTGTTACAAAAAATGATGGTTATGTTCACATTCACCCTTCATCTGTGAATTATCAG GCCAGGCACTTTGAGAGCCCCTACCTGGTGTATCACGAGAAAATCAAGACGAGTCGCGTGTTCATTCGAGACTGCAGTATGGTGTCGGTGTACCCGCTGGTCCTGCTGGGAGGCGGGCAGGTTCACATGCAGCTGCAGAAGGGAGAATTTGTCATTTCTCTTGATGATGGCTGGATACGGTTTGTGGCTGCCTCTCACCAG GTGGCTGAGCTGGTGAAAGAGCTGCGCTGTGAGCTAGACCAGCTGCTGCAGGATAAAATCAGGAACCCCAGCATGGATTTATGCATGTGTCCCCGTGGATCTCGGATCATCGGTATGATTGTAAAGCTTGTGACCACGCAGTAA
- the DHX57 gene encoding putative ATP-dependent RNA helicase DHX57 isoform X2 has protein sequence MNSAGRKRGKPNKGGGRGRGGGGGGGRGGGGRGGGRRGGGSSGHSNKSQLGGSRKCSTKIWDDGDDFCLFEEPRSNAPARRGGQTKQRPEVKMPLQTIHMTSENQRRVKELLQELQGQELAPESEVAGSGEDDDEPDYLDDEQCWSTDQEVSDIIPGSSAEPAEHRVVESEVSSFAVHKLSRYGFDSERCRTVLRSCNGNIGASLEYLLLQCFAERYGEKMQVSATAAEASPEECLEQRQEEAFALRSIYGEKFVERIKNRVWTFSLELDYLANRLSKSKQKSGCTMDTAKQTSKEICKFYLQGGCRFGSKCRFGHEFPPNHPLQPARNSVDDAHLRTNTDGPVYELEVRFPEENKYPLQAPLVAFYSTDENLPLACRLHIAEFLFGKSLTAAESNEPVVYTLVTCLEDESEISELLKNTHHKYSVPPVPLLATPSVKLQAETTSGSSQMSEASTVSEPQEEEEVAEEEEDDEPEQVVVENESYVNLKKKLSKKYDVQAKSLYNENVKICTQFRLKKSSRHFQSMLYERQKLPAWQERETILDLLKSHQVLVVSGMTGCGKTTQIPQFILDASLQGSPSRVANIVCTQPRRISAISVAERVAKERTERIGRTVGYQIRLESVKSSATRLLYCTAGVLLRRLEGDLTLQGITHVIVDEVHERTEESDFLLLVLKDIMILRPDLRIILMSATLNAELFSQYFHSCPIINIPGRTFPVDQFFLEDVIAMTRYVLEDNSPYRRKTKQENKQNGRHTRTAFEEVEEDLRRAGILEGTDTVVRDSDPDQKLTLKQLLTRYKDTTVGTSAVLTSLSVTWTVGLSASSASLPMTPSCVVRLTCWREGVPSRETWTGLRGVSKAVLKTMSVMDLDKVNLELIEALLEWIVAGRHSYPPGAVLIFLPGLAEIKMLYEQLQSNALFNNRHSKRCVVYPLHSSLSSEEQQSVFLRPPAGVTKIIISTNIAETSVTIDDVVYVIDSGKMKEKRYDPSKGMESLEDTFVSKANALQRKGRAGRVASGVCFHLFSSHHYNHQLIKQQLPEIQRVPLEQLCLRIKILEMFSAQSLHSVLSRLIEPPRTESLRASKLRLQDLGALTPDEKLTPLGYHLASLPVDVRIGKLMLFGTIFRCLDPALTIAASLAFKSPFVSPWDKKEEANKKKLQFAVGNSDYLALLQAYKGWRLSIKEGSQASFNYCRENFLSGRVLQEIASLKRQFTELLSDIGFVKEGLRARDIEKWSQGGDGVLDATGEEANSNAENIKLISAMLCAALYPNVVQVKKPEGKYQKTSTGAVKMQPKAEELKFVTKNDGYVHIHPSSVNYQARHFESPYLVYHEKIKTSRVFIRDCSMVSVYPLVLLGGGQVHMQLQKGEFVISLDDGWIRFVAASHQVAELVKELRCELDQLLQDKIRNPSMDLCMCPRGSRIIGMIVKLVTTQ, from the exons ATGAATTCAGcaggaaggaaaaggggaaagccCAACAaaggtggaggaagaggaagaggaggaggaggaggaggaggaagaggaggcggtggaagaggaggaggaagaagaggaggaggcagcagtggCCATTCAAACAAGTCTCAACTTGGTGGAAGTAGGAAATGTTCGACAAAAATTTGGGACGATGGAGATGATTTCTGTCTCTTTGAGGAACCAAG ATCAAATGCCCCTGCCAGAAGAGGAGGGCAAACGAAACAGAGACCTGAAGTGAAAATGCCTCTGCAAACCATACACATGACATCGGAGAATCAGAGAAGAGTGAAAGAACTTCTTCAGGAGCTTCAAGGGCAGGAACTGGCTCCTGAATCAGA AGTAGCTGGTTCtggtgaagatgatgatgaaCCTGACTACCTTGATGATGAACAGTGCTGGTCAACAGATCAGGAAGTTTCTGACATAATACCAGGGTCGTCTGCTGAGCCAGCTGAGCACAGAGTTGTGGAAAGTGAAGTGTCTTCGTTTGCTGTGCACAAACTCTCCAG GTATGGTTTTGACAGTGAGCGTTGTAGGACAGTACTGAGATCCTGCAATGGTAATATTGGGGCTTCATTGGAGTATTTGCTATTGCAGTGCTTTGCCGAAAGATACGGAGAGAAGATGCAGGTTTCTGCAACAGCTGCTGAAGCCAGTCCAGAGGAATGTTTAGAACAGAGACAAGAAGAGGCTTTTGCCCTACGGTCAATCTATGGAGAAAAATTTGTAGAAAGAATTAAAAACCGTGTTTGGACTTTTAGTTTGGAATTGGACTACCTAGCAAACAGGCTCAGCAAATCTAAACAAAAGAGTGGTTGTACTATGGACACAGCAAAGCAGACTTCAAAGGAAATATGTAAATTTTATCTCCAAGGAGGCTGCAGGTTTGGTTCAAAATGCAGATTTGGACATGAATTCCCTCCAAACCACCCACTACAACCAGCCAGGAACTCTGTAGATGATGCCCATCTCAGAACTAACACTGATGGTCCCGTATATGAACTTGAAGTAAGATTTCCTGAGGAAAACAAGTATCCACTCCAGGCACCGCTTGTGGCATTTTATTCCACCGACGAGAATCTACCTCTTGCTTGTCGTTTACACATTGCTGAATTCCTCTTTGGGAAGTCCTTGACAGCTGCAGAGTCTAATGAACCGGTGGTGTACACCTTAGTGACTTGCTTAGAAGATGAATCTGAAATAAGCGAGTTACTTAAAAATACTCACCACAAGTATAGTGTTCCTCCTGTGCCCCTGCTGGCAACACCTTCAGTAAAGCTACAGGCAGAGACTACATCTGGTTCAAGTCAAATGTCCgaag CCTCAACAGTGTCAGAGCCtcaggaagaagaggaggtggcagaagaggaggaggatgatgagcCTGAACAAGTTGTTGTGGAGAACGAGAGTTACGTGAACCTCAAGAAAAAGCTGTCCAAAAAGTATGATGTGCAGGCAAAGTCTCTGTATAACGAAAATGTTAAAATCTGCACACAGTTTCGGCTGAAAAAG TCTTCTAGGCACTTCCAGTCTATGTTGTACGAAAGACAGAAGCTCCCTGCGTGGCAGGAGAGAGAAACCATTCTTGATTTGCTGAAGAGCCACCAAGTTCTTGTTGTGAGCGGCATGACAGG ATGTGGGAAAACCACTCAGATTCCTCAGTTTATTTTGGATGCGTCATTGCAAGGATCTCCAAGCAGAGTTGCAAATATTGTCTGCACTCAGCCTCGCAGGATCTCTGCCATTTCTGTGGCTGAACGTGTAGccaaggaaagaacagaaaggatTGGGCGCACTGTTGGATATCAGATCCGTCTGGAAAGTGTAAAG TCCTCAGCTACCAGACTCTTGTACTGCACTGCTGGCGTGCTATTGAGAAGACTGGAAGGAGATCTGACTTTGCAGGGAATCACACATGTTATTGTTGATGAAGTTCAcgaaagaacagaagaaag tGACTTCTTGCTGCTGGTTTTGAAGGATATAATGATTCTGAGGCCAGACCTGCGCATTATACTAATGAGTGCCACCTTGAATGCAGAGCTTTTTTCTCAATACTTTCACTCCTGTCCAATTATTAACATACCAG GTCGAACGTTTCCTGTGGATCAGTTTTTTCTGGAAGATGTGATTGCAATGACAAG GTATGTTTTAGAGGACAATAGTCCCTACAGGCGCAAgacaaagcaagaaaacaaacagaatggAAGACACACAAGAACTGCATTTGAAGAAGTAGAGGAGGACCTGAGACGTGCTGGCATTCTGGAAGGCACTGACACAGTTGTCAGAGATTCAGACCCGGACCAAAAATTAACTCTGAAGCAGCTCCTTACACGGTATAAAG ATACTACtgttgggaccagtgctgttttaacatctttgtcggtgacatggacagtgggattgagtgcatcctcagcaagtttgccaatgacaccaagctgtgtggtgcggttgacatgctggagggaaggggtgccatccagagagacctggacagggttgagag GGGTTAGTAAGGCAGTGTTGAAAACAATGTCTGTCATGGACTTGGACAAAGTCAATCTGGAATTAATTGAAGCCTTGCTGGAGTGGATAGTTGCTGGGAGACATTCATACCCGCCAG GTGCTGTGTTGATATTTTTGCCTGGTCTAGCAGAAATCAAGATGCTTTATGAGCAGCTCCAGTCTAATGCCCTTTTTAATAACAGGCATAGCAAGAG GTGTGTTGTTTATCCACTTCATTCTTCACTGTCTAGTGAAGAACAACAGTCTGTGTTCCTCAGGCCTCCTGCAGGAGTTACTAAAATCATCATCTCTACAAACATTGCAGAAACATCTGTCACCATTGATGACGTGGTCTATGTGATTGATTCcggaaaaatgaaagagaaaag ATATGACCCAAGCAAAGGAATGGAGAGTCTGGAAGACACATTTGTGTCTAAGGCCAATGCTCTGCAAAGGAAAGGGCGAGCGGGCCGTGTAGCCTCAGGCGTCTGCTTTCATCTTTTCAGTAGCCATCACTATAACCATCAGCTTATAAAACAGCAGTTACCAGAAATACAAAGAGTGCCCTTGGAGCAGCTTTGTCTAAG AATTAAGATTCTGGAGATGTTTTCTGCCCAGAGTCTTCACTCTGTCTTATCACGACTAATTGAGCCCCCTAGAACTGAGTCTTTGCGAGCATCAAAGCTGCGACTACAAGACCTGGGAGCATTAACTCCAGATGAAAAGCTCACCCCTCTGGGATATCACTTGGCTTCTCTGCCTGTTGATGTCAGGATTGGCAAGCTAATGCTCTTTGGCACCATCTTCCGCTGCCTGGATCCTGCACTAACTATAGCAGCCAGTCTGGCCTTTAAGTCGCCTTTT GTGTCACCATGGGATAAAAaggaagaagcaaacaaaaaaaagctgcagtTTGCAGTGGGAAACAGCGACTacctggctctgctccaggcctATAAG GGATGGCGTTTAAGTATCAAAGAGGGATCTCAGGCAAGCTTCAACTACTGCAGGGAGAACTTTTTGTCAGGAAGAGTTCTTCAG GAGATTGCCAGTCTGAAACGGCAATTCACAGAACTGCTTTCCGACATTGGGTTTGTGAAGGAGGGATTAAGAGCCAGGGACATTGAGAAGTGGTCCCAAGGAGGTGATGGCGTGTTGGATGCCACAGGAGAAGAG GCAAATTCGAATGCAGAGAACATCAAGCTGATCTCGGCCATGTTGTGTGCTGCGCTGTATCCCAATGTTGTCCAG GTGAAAAAGCCAGAGGGCAAATACCAGAAGACCAGTACAGGAGCGGTCAAAATGCAACCAAAAGCAGAAGAGCTGAAGTTTGTTACAAAAAATGATGGTTATGTTCACATTCACCCTTCATCTGTGAATTATCAG GCCAGGCACTTTGAGAGCCCCTACCTGGTGTATCACGAGAAAATCAAGACGAGTCGCGTGTTCATTCGAGACTGCAGTATGGTGTCGGTGTACCCGCTGGTCCTGCTGGGAGGCGGGCAGGTTCACATGCAGCTGCAGAAGGGAGAATTTGTCATTTCTCTTGATGATGGCTGGATACGGTTTGTGGCTGCCTCTCACCAG GTGGCTGAGCTGGTGAAAGAGCTGCGCTGTGAGCTAGACCAGCTGCTGCAGGATAAAATCAGGAACCCCAGCATGGATTTATGCATGTGTCCCCGTGGATCTCGGATCATCGGTATGATTGTAAAGCTTGTGACCACGCAGTAA